In the Streptomyces coeruleoprunus genome, CGGAGGCGCGGCTGCGGCGGCTGGCGGACGGCTTCGGGGGCACGGTCAACGACGTGTTCCTGGGCGCGCTGAGCGGGGCGCTCCGCGCCTGGTCCGAGGGCTGCCGGGCGGTGCGCCCGCGCACGGACCTTCCGGTGTCGATGCCGATGTCGGTGCGGCGCGCCGAGGAGGCGGTCCTGCCCGGGAACCGGCTGACCTTCGCGCGCGTGTGGCTGCCCACCTCGGAGGAGGACCCGCGTCGGGTGATGGACACCGTCGTACGGGCCACCCGGCGGCTGAGCCGTACGCACTACCGGGACACCGCGTCGCCGCTCTACACGGCCTGGGGAGTCTCGCGGGTGGCGGCGGCGCACTTGAGGGGCGCGTGGCGGCGTACGCCGGTGGCGTCGAGCCATGTGCGGCTGCCGTCCGCGTTCCGCTGCTTCGGTGCTCCCGTCACGGCCGCGGCCAGGCTGCCGGTCCTCGGCCGCGGGTTGCGCTGCTTCGCGGGGCTGACGCGGGTGGCCGGCACGGCCCGGTTCGCGGTGGTGCACGACGTGGACCTGCCGGGTGCCGGGGAGCTTCCGGAGCTGTGGCTGCGGGCCCTCGCCGGGCTGGAGGCCGTGGCGCCGGACGGGGCGCCGGGCCGGCCGTCGGCCCCATCGCCGCACGGGTCGCCCCACACGTCGTCGGGCCCGTCCCCGGCGCCGTACGACGTCATCGCCCCGGCGTCAGCGGCTTCCCCGCGGCCCGACCACCGCTGAGCCCTCGCCGTGGTGGGTCCGCCGGGCGCCCGGCAGACGCATCGCGGCGAGGACCGCGGTCGCCGCGGTGAGCAGGCCGGCGCCCTGGGCCGTGGTCACCATCCCGTCGACGAACGCCGTACGCGCCGCCTCCACGAAGGTGTCGCGGACCTCCGGCGGCGCGGCGGCGAGCGCGTCCCGGCCGGCCATGAGGTCATGGGCGGCGCCCGGCGCGAGCAGGCGCTCCGCCGGGGTCCCGGCCAGCAGCTCCGGCATCCGGGCCGCGTACACGGCCGACAGTACGGAGCCCTGCACGGCCACCCCCAGGGCCGAACCGACCTGGCGCGTGGCGTCGTTGACGGCCGAGCCCAGACCGGCGCGGTCCTGCGGCACGGCGGCCATGACCGACTCGGTGCCGGCCGCCGCGGTCAGCCCGGCCCCGAGGCCCGCGGCGACCTCGAACAGGGCGACGCGCCCGTAGCCCGAGTCCACGGTGGTCCCGGCGAGCACGGCGAAGGCCAGCGACACCACCCCCAGACCCGTGACCAGCGGGAGGCGCGGCCCGTACCGGCCGAGCAGCGGCAGCGCCGCGC is a window encoding:
- a CDS encoding wax ester/triacylglycerol synthase domain-containing protein, giving the protein MTASRRRTHWHIAECDVAAHVRSFPEPGRDPDALTGRLLAVPLPSPHAPLWDVWVLPSPDGTWYRLCFRAHHGLLDGVGIAHTVVGLLADEPVEGPYPHRPGRPTVAAGLHLARETGASLRPVRGWEPLSGPGGEERAWCFGDVAEARLRRLADGFGGTVNDVFLGALSGALRAWSEGCRAVRPRTDLPVSMPMSVRRAEEAVLPGNRLTFARVWLPTSEEDPRRVMDTVVRATRRLSRTHYRDTASPLYTAWGVSRVAAAHLRGAWRRTPVASSHVRLPSAFRCFGAPVTAAARLPVLGRGLRCFAGLTRVAGTARFAVVHDVDLPGAGELPELWLRALAGLEAVAPDGAPGRPSAPSPHGSPHTSSGPSPAPYDVIAPASAASPRPDHR